GCGCGCTGCCGCTGCTCCACCCGGGGGACGTCGTGGCGGTCCCGGACACCGGCGCGTACTACTTCGCCCACCACTACGCGTACAACAGCCTGCCCCGGCCCGCGATCCACGGCTTCGCCGTCGACGGCGACGGGGCGGTGACGTTCACGACCGTGCGGAAGGCCCAGACGCTCGACGAGATCGTCGCCGAGGCGGGCGGGGCGCGGGCGGACGCGCTGGTCCGGTAGCGCTCCGGGGGCGGCCCGGTTTCGATGAGGTCATGACTGGAACGGGTACGGACGCCACCACCTCCGTCGTCGTCGAGCGCCGGGTCGCCGCCTCCCCCGGGCGGGTCTGGGAGTCGATCACCGACCTGCGGGACCTGCCCCGCGTGCTCTCCGGCGTCGACCGGGTGGAGGTCCTCACCGAGGGCGTCTTCGACGTGGGCACGCGCTGGCGCGAGACCCGGCGGATGCTGGGCAAGGAGGCCACGGAGGAGATGACCGTGACCGAGTGCGAGCCGCCCGACCGGTACGTCACGGTCGCCGACTCGCACGGCATGCACTACGTCTCCGAGCTCACCCTGACGCCCGACGGCGCCGGGTCCACCACCCTGCGGATGGCCTTCTCCGCCCGGCCCGCCGACGGCCGCACCCCGGGGCTCACCGCCCGGCTGCTCGCCCGCTTCGGGGCGAAGGCGGTCGCGAAGGCGCTCGCGAAGGACCTGTCCGACATCGCGCACGCCGTGGAGTCGCGCGGCTGAGCCCCCGACCGAAGATCGCTTCGGATCAATTCGCGTCAGACAGCGGCATGTTCCGATGGAAAATGCCAGAACGCCTCCCCGGGGTACGAACGTTCAGTAGCGTCATCGTCACTGCCGCACGTTCGCACGCCGCATCGGGAGGGGAACCCGCGTGCCCGGAATCGACGAGTGCCTCCTGGAGGCCATGGCCCTGCCCGGGGCCCGGGGCGCCTCCCTGGTCGACTGGACCAGCGGACTCGCGCTCGGGACGGCGGGCGACTCACCGGTCGGCGACCACGAGACGACGGCCGCCGAGACCGCCGAACTCGCCCGCTCGGCGGCCGAGTTCGACTCCTTCACCACGGGAGGGGAGCAGGAGGGCCCGCCCGTCGAGGACCTGATCGTCACCACCCGCGCCGGCTACCACGTCCTCCGCTTCGTCGAGACCTCCTTCGACAGCAGCGTCTTCCTCCACCTCTGGCTCGACCGCGACTCCGGCAACCTCGCCCTCGCCCGCCTCCGGCTCCGCGACCTCGCGGACAGGCTGGTCCTGGGATGAGCGTCTCCCCGATGCTGGTGAGGCTCGCCGCCGAGAAGGCCACCGGCGCCCTGCTCCGCGACCACGGCACGCTCTACCTCGTCGACGGCCGGGTCGTGCACGCCGAGTCCCCCGCCGCCCCCGGCGTCGACGTCCTCCTCACCACCGGCGGCCGGCTGCCCCGCGAGGGCTGGGACGAGGCCGTCGACCGGGCCGGGGCGCACCGCGCGGTCGGCCGCTTCCTCGTCGACAGCGGCCGGCTGCACGACGGCGAGCTGGAGATATGCCACCTCGGCGCCGTCTTCGACGCGGCCTTCTTCGCCCTCTCCCCCACCAGCGGGCCGACCCGCTTCCGGTACGGGGTGGGGCACTGGTTCGGGACGGTGCGACCGGTCTCCGCCGAGGCCGTCGAGCGCGAGACCGTGCGCCGCCGCGAACTCCTCGACGCCGTCTGGCCGTACGCCTCCGTCGACACCGCCCCGGTCGTGCCGCGCCCCGCCGCCCCCGGCCAGACCGTGGGGGCCCGCCGGCGCGCACTGCTCGCCGCCGCCGACGGGGAGCGGACCCCGGCGGAACTGGCCCGGCTGCTCGGCCGGCCCGCCTTCCACACGCTCCTCGACGTGCGGCGCCTGGCCGCCGCCGGGCTCGTCGAGACCCCGCCCGAACCCGACCCCGTACCGCCCCCGCCGGTGCTCTTACCGGCCCCGCCGGTGGCCGATCCCGACATCGCCCTGCTGCGCCGGCTCCGTGACGCCCTGGAGGCCCTGTGATGAGGCGTGCGCTACGCATGCGCGCCGAGAGGAGGCAGCTGATGACGGCAGAGGCCGAGGTGCTCGGCGAGCTCAGACGGCTGCGGGCGCGACTGCCCCAGCTCACCGGGGCCCTGGCGGCCAGCGCCGACGGGCTCGTGCTCGCCCACGACACCGTGGACGGCGAGGCGGAGAGCGTGGCCGCGCTGACCGCGGCGGCGCTCGGCGTCGGCCAGCGGCTGACCGACACCACCGGGCAGGGCCTCTTCCGCGAGCTGCTCGTACGGGGCGAGAACGGCTACGTGGCGACGTACGCGGCGGGCGGCTCGGCCGTCCTGACACTGCTCGCCGAACCCCGGATCAACGTGGGGCGGCTCCACCTGGAGGCCCGCAGGTCCAGTGCCCGGATAGGGGAACTCGTCGACGGCGCGCTGGAACGCAAAGACCTGAACTGACACCGAGTCCCGAACAGCGAGAAGGAAGTACGACACCATGGCGAACACCGAGACCTCCCTCAAGGAAGCGGCCCAGATCGAGGGCGCCATCGGCGCGGCCCTCGTCGACTACACCAGCGGCATGGCGCTCGGCACGATCGGCGGCGGCAACGAGCTCGACCTGGCCGTGGCCGCGGCGGGCAACACCGACGTCGTCCGGGCCAAGGTCCGGACGATGGAGATGCTGGGGATCAAGGACGAGATCGAGGACATCCTGATCACCCTCGGCGGCCAGTACCACCTGATCCGGCTCCTCAAGGGGCGCGGCACCAACGGCCTCTTCCTCTACCTGGCGCTCGACAAGAACCGCGCGAACCTGGCGATGGCCCGCCACCAGCTGAAGAAGATCGAGGCCGAGCTGGAGATCTGACGGTTCGGGGGGCCTACTCGACGAACAGGCCCCGGGCCGCCGCCTTCGTGTCGAACTCCTCGAGGCGCGCCTGCGCGTCGGGGAGTTCGTCCGCCATGGCCTCCAGGAGGACCCGCCCGAGCAGCATCGGCGCGCAGGCCGTGTCGAAGGCGAGCCCGGTGCCGACGGCGGCCGGGATCAGCAGGTCGCTGTGGGCGGCGACGGGCGCGAAGGCCGACTCGGCGACGGTCACGACCGTGAGCCCGGCCTTGCGCGCGTACTCCAGGGCCTCGACGACCTCCTTGGGGTGCCGGGGCAGCGCGAAGCAGAGCAGGGCCGTGGCCCCGGCCCGTACGGCGGCGTCGACGCGGTCCGTGAGCATCGAGCCGCCCTCGTCGAGGAGCCGGACGTCCGGGTGCACCTTGGCGGCGAAGTAGGCGAAGCCCCGCGCCTGCGAGGAGGCGGCCCGCAGCCCGAGCACGAGCAGCGGCCGGGAGCCGGCGAGGAGCCGCCCTGCCCGCTCGACGGGCGCGGGGTCGGCGAGGAGCCCGGCGAGGTGCCGGAGGTTCTCGATCTCGGCGAGCACGGCCTGCTGGTACTCGTTGTGCCCCGAGGGCTCCTCGGCGGCCGCGGGCAGGCTCTCCCGCAGGTGCTTGCGCAGCGCCGGGTAGCCGTCGAAGCCGAGGGCGACGGCGAAGCGGGTGACGGAGGGCTGGCTGACCCCGGCGAGCTCGGCGAGTTCGACGCTGGACAGGAACGGCACGTCGCCGGCGCGCCGGACCATGGAGTGCGCGATCCGCCGCTGCGTCGGCGTCAGCCGGTGCCCCTCGAAGAGCGCCTGCAGCCGACCGGCCGGGCTGTCGCTCATGCCGCCCCCTTCACCTATTCACCCGCGGAAAACTCTGCATAAGGATATGCAGGCAGGATAGGCAGGCGGGAGAACGTACGGCCAGCCCCGCGATGCGGGGCCGGCCGGAAGAGGAGCGCGGGGACCGTCGCACCCCCGTCACCGGGGGGCGGGACGACGACGGTCCCCGCGAGGGACACGGGCCCGGGTCAGGGCCGGTCACCGCGTCCGCGACGTCTGTGGAGGCCCGGGAGCCGCTCCGGAAGTCCGTGACGCCGACGACCACCAATGTGCCGGACGCGTGTTAAGCGGGTGCTGCGGGTACGTGTCGCCCTCGTACCATTCGCACGAACTGCTTCGTACCGCTTACTTCGTGCCGCCGTTGGCCAGGAAGGCCAGCAGGTCCTGACGGCTGACGACACCGGTCGGCTTGCCCTCGACCAGCACGATCGCCGCGTCGGCGGACTCGCCGAGGACGGACATCAGGTCGGCGACCGGCTCGCCGGAGCCGACCTGCGGCAGCGGCGCGCTCATGTGCTGCTCCAGCGGGTCCTCCAGGGAGGCCTTCTTGGTGAAGAGGTGGTCGAGGAGCTCGCGCTCGACGACCGAGCCGACGACCTCGGCGGCCATGACGTCGGGGTGGCCGGCGCCGGGCTTGACGATGGGCATCTGGGAGACGCCGTACTCGCGCAGCACCTCGATGGCCTGGCCGACGGTCTCGTCCGGGTGCATGTGGACGAGGGAGGGCATGTTGCCCTCCTTGTGGCGCAGGACGTCGGCGACGGTGGCGGTGGAGGTGTCCTCCAGGAAGCCGTGGCCGGCCATCCACTCGTCGCTGAAGATCTTCGACATGTAGCCGCGGCCGGAGTCCGGCAGCAGCACGACCACGACGTCGTCGGGGCCGAGCTCCTTGGCGACCTCCAGGGCCGCGACGACGGCCATGCCGCAGGAGCCGCCGACGAGGAGGCCCTCCTCCTTGGCCAGGCGGCGGGTCATCTGGAAGGAGTCCTTGTCGGACACCGCGACGATCCGGTCCGTGACGTTCCGGTCGTACGCGGTCGGCCAGAAGTCCTCACCGACGCCCTCGACCAGGTACGGACGGCCGGAACCGCCCGAGTAGACCGAACCCTCCGGGTCCGCGCCGATGACCTTGACCTTCCCGCCGCTGACCTCCTTGAGGTAGTTGCCGGTGCCGGAGATCGTGCCGCCGGTACCGACGCCCGCGACGAAGTGGGTGATCTTCCCGTCCGTCTGCTCCCAGAGCTCGGGGCCGGTCGTCTCGTAGTGCGAGCGCGGGTTGTTCGGGTTCGAGTACTGGTCGGGCTTCCAGGCGCCCGGCGTCTCACGGACGAGACGGTCCGAGACGTTGTAGTACGAGTCGGGGTGCTCGGGGTCGACGGCCGTGGGGCAGACGACGACCTCGGCACCGTAGGCCCGCAGCACGTTGATCTTGTCGAGCGACACCTTGTCGGGGCAGACGAAGATGCACTTGTAGCCCTTCTGCTGGGCCACGATCGCCAGGCCCACGCCGGTGTTGCCGGACGTGGGCTCGACGATGGTTCCGCCGGGCTTCAGCTCGCCGCTCTGCTCGGCCGCCTCGATCATGCGCACGGCGATCCGGTCCTTGACCGAGCCGCCGGGGTTGAAGTACTCGACCTTGGCCAGAACGGTCGCCTGAATGCCCGCTGTGACGTTGTTGAGCTTCACCAGCGGGGTGTTGCCGACGAGGCTGATCATCGAGTCGTGGAATTGCACCGTAATCTCCGGGGTCTCCGTAATGGTGTGGCCAGCGTATGCGTAGTCGGAGCGGGTTACGGGGCAGTTACACCCTGAACGGCTTGAAGGAGGTGACGGCCCCATGTCGAGGGCGAGGGTGGCGCGACGGATCGCGGCGGGTGCGGCGTACGGCGGCGGGAGCATCGGGCTGATCGGGGTGGCGGCGGTGGGCCTCCTCCTGGCCGAGGCGCAGCTGGCCAAGCGCACGGTCTACGGCGCCCCGGCACCGCTGCCGCCGGTGGCGGACGGCCTCTACGGCCGGGCCTTCGGCACGGACGACCCCCTGAGACTGGCCCTTCTGGGTGATTCCACGGCGGCGGGCCAAGGGGTCCGCCGCTCGGGTCAGACCCCGGGCGCCCTGCTCGCCTCCGGGCTCGCGGCGGTGGCGGAGCGGCCGGTGGTCCTGCGGAACGTGGCGCTCTCGGGGGCGCGCTCGGACGACCTGGAGCGACAGGTCTCGCTGCTGCTCGCGCAGCCCCTCGGCCCCCCGGACGTGTGCGTGATCATGATCGGGGCGAACGACGTGACGCACCGGCTGCCGCCGACGGAGTCCGTACGACTCCTCGCCTCGGCCGTGCGGAGGCTGCGGACGGCGGGCGCGGAGGTGGTCGTCGGCACCTGCCCCGATCTCGGCACGATCGAGCCGGTCTACCAGCCGCTGCGCTGGCTGGCCCGGCGGGCCTCGCGACAGCTGGCGGCGGCGCAGACGATCGTGGTCGTGGAGCAGGGGGGCCGGACGGTGTCGCTGGGGGACCTCCTCGGCCCCGAGTTCGCGGCGAACCCGCGCGAGATGTTCGGCATCGACAACTTCCACCCCTCGGCGGAGGGGTACGCCACGGCGGCGATGGCGGTCCTGCCGACGCTGTGCGCGGCGCTGGGCGTCTGGCCGGAAACGGACCGGCTGGAGCCGGAGCGGCGGGAGAACATGCTGCCGGTGGCGAAGGCGGCGGCGGAGGCGGTGCGGGAGGCCGGTACGGAGGTCACGGGCGCGCGTGCCCCGTGGGCCCTCCTGAAGCACCGGCGCCGGCGCCGGCTCCCGGTCCCCACGGAAACCCCGACCCCGTCCCCGGAGGACGCCCAGGCATAACGCCACCGCCCGCTGCGGGCCCGCGCCCGCCCCGTTGTGGGCCGCGCCCGCCGGGGCGGTGCCCCCGCCGCCCCCGTTGTGGGCAGTCGTTCCGCTGGGGCGGAACGGGTGGGCACAACGGACCCGCGCCCTGCCGGCGCCCGAGGCTTCCGGGCCTGGACCCGCACCCCCGGTGGCGGCACCCTTGTGGTGCGGGTCAAGGCGCGGAAGCCTAGGCCCGGCCGGGGGGCGCCGTCCCGTGTGCCCACCCGTCCCGCCCTGCGGGACGATTGCCCACACGGCAGCGGGGCACCGCCCAGCACGGCGCGGGCCCGCACGGCAACGACCTGAGCGCTCGCTTAGAAAAGAGGTCCGCGTCACACCGTTCCGGCGGTGACCCGTGCGGTACGTACGGGTAACTTCCTGTTCAGTCCGCCCACTCCGCACCCTCTGGAGCCGTGATGCCCGAAGCCGTGATCGTCTCGACCGCCCGCTCGCCCATCGGCCGGGCCTTCAAGGGCTCCCTCAAGGACCTGCGGCCGGACGACCTCACCGCGACCATCATCCAGGCCGCGCTCGCCAAGGTGCCCGAGCTGGACCCGCGCGACATCGACGACCTGATGCTCGGCTGCGGCCTCCCCGGCGGCGAGCAGGGCAACAACCTGGGCCGCATCGTCGCCGTGCAGATGGGCATGGACCACCTGCCGGGCTGCACGATCACCCGCTACTGCTCCTCCTCCCTGCAGACCTCCCGCATGGCGCTGCACGCGATCAAGGCGGGCGAGGGCGACGTCTTCATCTCGGCCGGTGTCGAGATGGTGTCCCGCTTCGTGAAGGGCAACTCGGACTCGCTGCCCGACACGCACAACCCGCTCTTCGCCGACGCCGAGGCCCGCACCAAGGCCGTCGCCGAGTCCGAGGGCTCCACCTGGCACGACCCGCGCGAGGACGGCCTCGTCCCCGACGCGTACATCGCGATGGGCCAGACCGCGGAGAACCTGGCCCGCTGGAAGGGCATCAGCCGCCAGGAGATGGACGAGTTCGGCGTCCGCTCGCAGAACCTCGCCGAGGAAGCCATCAAGAAGGGCTTCTGGGAGCGCGAGATCACCCCCGTGACGCTGCCCGACGGCACCGTCGTGTCCGCGGACGACGGCCCGCGCGCCGGCGTCACCCTGGAGGGCGTCCAGGGCCTCAAGCCGGTCTTCCGCCCCGACGGCCTGGTCACCGCCGGCAACTGCTGCCCGCTGAACGACGGCGCCGCCGCGCTCGTGATCATGTCCGACACCAAGGCCCGCGAGCTCGGTCTGACCCCGCTGGCCCGGATCGTCTCCACCGGCGTCTCCGGCCTCTCCCCCGAGATCATGGGCCTCGGCCCGGTCGAGGCCTCGAAGCAGGCCCTCAAGCGCGCCGGCCTGACCATCGGCGACATCGACCTCGCCGAGATCAACGAGGCCTTCGCCGCCCAGGTCATCCCGTCCTACCAGGACCTGGGCCTGGACCTGGACAAGGTGAACGTCAACGGTGGCGCCATCGCCGTCGGCCACCCCTTCGGCATGACCGGCGCCCGGATCACCGGCACGCTGATCAACAGCCTCCAGTTCCACGACAAGCAGTTCGGCCTGGAGACCATGTGCGTCGGCGGCGGCCAGGGCATGGCCATGGTCATCGAGCGACTGAGCTGAGCCGTAGCGGAGGGTAGGGGTCGCCTGAGGAACGAAGGCGACACCTGCCCGCAGCGGTGGCGAAGCTCAGTGCGACCAAAGAAGCGAGCGACTGAGCTGAGCACCGCCCGCTCTCCACGCACCGAGCGCGTCAACCGCTCCGCGTCCGAGCCGTGACCGAATCTCCCCCAGGATGTGACCTACGTCCCGGGGGAGTTCGTTTTCCCAGGTCAGAGCTGTTTCGGGACTAAACGCCTGGCAGAAATACCTGTCCAATTCGTGACGTAATGCACTGACAGCGGGCACCACCCCGGGACAAGCTGATGTAGGAAGTCGGGGGATCGACTCGGAATCGGGAGTACGTCAGTGAGCGCCATGTCTCTTGCCCTGCTGCTGACCACGGCCGCTGCCACGGCCGTGGGCGCTGCTGCCCTGCACGCCGTCCACGGTCTCCGCAAGGAGGTCACCGCCCTCCGGGGCGAGCTGGCCGCCGGTCACGGCGGTACGGTCCCCGCGGCCCGCACCTCGCCCGCCGCGGAGATACGGGCCGCGGTCGCCGAGGCGCTGGCCGAGGAGCGGGAGCGCGAGCTCGCCGAGGCGCGCGCCTTCTGGGCCGCACAGGAGGCCCGTGACGCGGCCGACGCCCCGTCCCTGCTCGGCGGTCTGGGCGGCCCGGTCGACGACGGCACCTTCTTCGTGCCGCGCCAGGCCGACTTCGTGGGCATGGAGGCGATGGCCCTGGAGGCCATGGAGGCGGAGGCCGCCGCGCTCGACGGCCCCGACCCGCTGGACTCCTTCGACTCCTTCGAGGAGTACCCCGAGGACTCGGCCGAGCTGGCCGCGGCCCGCCGCCGGCACCCCTCGCACCCGGACTTCGTGCCGGTGCAGACGCCGGTCGTCACCGACCACGAGCGGACGGTGGCCCGTCTGGAGGAGCTCGCGGACACCCGTACCGCGCTCACCGACGTGCGCCCCGGCCCGCTCGGCACGCTCGACGTGTACGTCTTCGCGGACGGCACCACGCTCTGTATGACCCCGGGGCACCGCGAGACCGCGGAGCGCCTCGCGGAGGCCCTGCGCTCGGGCCGCACCCCGGTCCTGCTCGGCGGCTCGGGCGTCTCGGGCGCCTTCGCCCTGACCTTCTCGTACGGCGACTCGGACGAGGAGAACGTCTACATCCTCGCGGACCGCGTCATCGCCTCCCTCTGACTCCGCGCCCCTAGGGCCCGGAAAAGCCTCTCGGCGGAGCCGCACACGCCGCCTCGAGGCGCTGCGGCGGCCTCCGACCGCCGATCGCGGGGGTGCCCGGGACGTCCGGCCCGCGGCGTCAGAGCCCCGAGCGCTCCGCCGCCTCCCGTACCAGCCTCACGGCCTC
The DNA window shown above is from Streptomyces vietnamensis and carries:
- a CDS encoding SRPBCC family protein, translating into MTGTGTDATTSVVVERRVAASPGRVWESITDLRDLPRVLSGVDRVEVLTEGVFDVGTRWRETRRMLGKEATEEMTVTECEPPDRYVTVADSHGMHYVSELTLTPDGAGSTTLRMAFSARPADGRTPGLTARLLARFGAKAVAKALAKDLSDIAHAVESRG
- a CDS encoding roadblock/LC7 domain-containing protein yields the protein MRRALRMRAERRQLMTAEAEVLGELRRLRARLPQLTGALAASADGLVLAHDTVDGEAESVAALTAAALGVGQRLTDTTGQGLFRELLVRGENGYVATYAAGGSAVLTLLAEPRINVGRLHLEARRSSARIGELVDGALERKDLN
- a CDS encoding MurR/RpiR family transcriptional regulator; amino-acid sequence: MSDSPAGRLQALFEGHRLTPTQRRIAHSMVRRAGDVPFLSSVELAELAGVSQPSVTRFAVALGFDGYPALRKHLRESLPAAAEEPSGHNEYQQAVLAEIENLRHLAGLLADPAPVERAGRLLAGSRPLLVLGLRAASSQARGFAYFAAKVHPDVRLLDEGGSMLTDRVDAAVRAGATALLCFALPRHPKEVVEALEYARKAGLTVVTVAESAFAPVAAHSDLLIPAAVGTGLAFDTACAPMLLGRVLLEAMADELPDAQARLEEFDTKAAARGLFVE
- a CDS encoding cystathionine beta-synthase, with protein sequence MQFHDSMISLVGNTPLVKLNNVTAGIQATVLAKVEYFNPGGSVKDRIAVRMIEAAEQSGELKPGGTIVEPTSGNTGVGLAIVAQQKGYKCIFVCPDKVSLDKINVLRAYGAEVVVCPTAVDPEHPDSYYNVSDRLVRETPGAWKPDQYSNPNNPRSHYETTGPELWEQTDGKITHFVAGVGTGGTISGTGNYLKEVSGGKVKVIGADPEGSVYSGGSGRPYLVEGVGEDFWPTAYDRNVTDRIVAVSDKDSFQMTRRLAKEEGLLVGGSCGMAVVAALEVAKELGPDDVVVVLLPDSGRGYMSKIFSDEWMAGHGFLEDTSTATVADVLRHKEGNMPSLVHMHPDETVGQAIEVLREYGVSQMPIVKPGAGHPDVMAAEVVGSVVERELLDHLFTKKASLEDPLEQHMSAPLPQVGSGEPVADLMSVLGESADAAIVLVEGKPTGVVSRQDLLAFLANGGTK
- a CDS encoding SGNH/GDSL hydrolase family protein is translated as MSRARVARRIAAGAAYGGGSIGLIGVAAVGLLLAEAQLAKRTVYGAPAPLPPVADGLYGRAFGTDDPLRLALLGDSTAAGQGVRRSGQTPGALLASGLAAVAERPVVLRNVALSGARSDDLERQVSLLLAQPLGPPDVCVIMIGANDVTHRLPPTESVRLLASAVRRLRTAGAEVVVGTCPDLGTIEPVYQPLRWLARRASRQLAAAQTIVVVEQGGRTVSLGDLLGPEFAANPREMFGIDNFHPSAEGYATAAMAVLPTLCAALGVWPETDRLEPERRENMLPVAKAAAEAVREAGTEVTGARAPWALLKHRRRRRLPVPTETPTPSPEDAQA
- a CDS encoding acetyl-CoA C-acetyltransferase; its protein translation is MPEAVIVSTARSPIGRAFKGSLKDLRPDDLTATIIQAALAKVPELDPRDIDDLMLGCGLPGGEQGNNLGRIVAVQMGMDHLPGCTITRYCSSSLQTSRMALHAIKAGEGDVFISAGVEMVSRFVKGNSDSLPDTHNPLFADAEARTKAVAESEGSTWHDPREDGLVPDAYIAMGQTAENLARWKGISRQEMDEFGVRSQNLAEEAIKKGFWEREITPVTLPDGTVVSADDGPRAGVTLEGVQGLKPVFRPDGLVTAGNCCPLNDGAAALVIMSDTKARELGLTPLARIVSTGVSGLSPEIMGLGPVEASKQALKRAGLTIGDIDLAEINEAFAAQVIPSYQDLGLDLDKVNVNGGAIAVGHPFGMTGARITGTLINSLQFHDKQFGLETMCVGGGQGMAMVIERLS